The Prochlorococcus sp. MIT 0801 genomic sequence CTACTTATCACAGATGAAGTATTAACTGGCTTTGGAAGGTGTGGAGAACTATTTGCTTTTCAAAGAGCAGGTTTAAAGCCAGACCTTATATCACTCTCAAAAGGATTAACCGGTGGATTTCTTCCGATGGGAGTTACTATGTCAAGCAAAAGGATTTCCGAAGGTTTCCTTGGGGAAGATCCAAAGCAAACCTTTTGGCACGGTCATAGTTTCACGGCGAATCCATTAGGCTGCGCAGCTGCTAATGCCAGCTTAGATCTTTTAGAAAAATCCCCTCAAAAGTATTTAGATTTCGAATCACGTCACCTACCACATCTACAAAAAATAGTTAAAGATCCAAGAATTGAATGTCCTAGAATCACAGGAACCATTGCTGCTTTTAATATTAAAATGAAAGGTAATAAAGGGTATTTGAGTTCAGTTGGAAAAATAATGAAAGCAAGTGCATTGAGGGTTGGTGTTTTCATTAGGCCATTGGGAGATGTAGTTTATCTAATGCCACCACTATGTATCACAGACAAAGAATTAGAGAAATGCTATTATGGAATCCAAGAGGGCTTAAATTCTCTATCCTAAGATTTTTTCTTGTAAAGACTCTAATCACTTAATTATAAAATTATTTCTGAAAATTAAACTTACATTAACCAACTTGGAGTAAAATCCAAGTTTCCACCTCTTAACAAAGCAATAAAAACTCCTAAAGCCAGACTCAAAAAAATAGAGGTAATTAAAAGAAGAAGTGAAAACAATTCTCCACCTGATAACGGTCGCCTTACTCCTATCGATTTAGAAAACTGTACAGGTTTTATATTTGTTAAATAAGGTTCTTTATTCTGACTCATAAGATAATTGTCTTTCTCTATAGACAAGTCATAGTTTGCCCTTAGGACAGGATCACTTAATAAATCATAAGCCTCACAGACATTTTGAAATTGCCTTGTTGCTTCATCACTTGGGAAAGATGTCGTATCCGGGTGAAGCCGCTTACTTAATTGACGGAAAGCTTTTCTGAGCTCTGCATTATTAGCAGAGGGAGAAACACCCAGCAGTTCGTAACAATTAGAAGAAGGAGTCAACTAAAAAAAATATGATCTAATAATGTATAGATTTTATCTAAATATCTCAGGACTGACTATTTCAAAAACAATTAAAAATGTCTACTGATAAAAAACACAGAGCAGCAAATCATCTCATAATATGGGATGAGCTTAAATGGGTACCAAGTGAAAAACAATTAGCTCAATTCATCCATTTGCAAGAGTTACTGAAAGAATGGAATAAGAAGACCAACCTTACTCGTTTAGTCGATGGGGATGATTTCTGGACTGCACAAGTCTGCGATAGCTTGTTGCCACTCTATAAAGAACTTCAATATCCAGAAGTTTCTCATAAATATATTGATATTGGTTCTGGCTGTGGATTTCCTGGCATTGCTATAGCTATAGCAATGCCAAATTCAGATATTACTCTTTTAGATTCTTCAAGTAAAAAAACAACTTTTCTGAAAGAAGTGTCGAAAGAGATTGGATTGGATTCTCGTATAAAAGTAGTAACCGAACGTGCTGAGAAAGCAGGAAGGGATCCAACCTTTCGAAGTAATTTTGACTATGCCATTGCAAGAGCAGTTGCTTCTGCAAATGTAGTAGCAGAATATCTCGTGCCTTTTTTAAATACAACAG encodes the following:
- the rsmG gene encoding 16S rRNA (guanine(527)-N(7))-methyltransferase RsmG, which translates into the protein MSTDKKHRAANHLIIWDELKWVPSEKQLAQFIHLQELLKEWNKKTNLTRLVDGDDFWTAQVCDSLLPLYKELQYPEVSHKYIDIGSGCGFPGIAIAIAMPNSDITLLDSSSKKTTFLKEVSKEIGLDSRIKVVTERAEKAGRDPTFRSNFDYAIARAVASANVVAEYLVPFLNTTGQALIFKGGWSETEQEILKKALAELNAVIQRTHEFKLPNNRGVRNIIRINSINKCPHQYPRSIGKPKKQPLGY
- a CDS encoding J domain-containing protein, producing the protein MTPSSNCYELLGVSPSANNAELRKAFRQLSKRLHPDTTSFPSDEATRQFQNVCEAYDLLSDPVLRANYDLSIEKDNYLMSQNKEPYLTNIKPVQFSKSIGVRRPLSGGELFSLLLLITSIFLSLALGVFIALLRGGNLDFTPSWLM